A section of the Salmo salar chromosome ssa05, Ssal_v3.1, whole genome shotgun sequence genome encodes:
- the phf20l1 gene encoding PHD finger protein 20-like protein 1 isoform X6 produces MSKKTPNRPGITFEVGARIEAQDYLQKWYSSRIEDIDFDEGKMLVHFDRWSHRYDEWIAWDSTRLRPLERPTLRKEGLKEEEGEITERLSEMSASRLDELPGCTESTEDQTELPQPGQELRDGEEVLARWTDCRYYPAKIESVNKEGIYTVQFYDGVIRCVKKIHIKSMPHDAKGQKDWIALVKAASAAAKSKGSSTPRTSANSNKVRDDPHGGKSDDEDGQEELDEELQDQSDSDKLESHEDDADCKKDRTEVPVMSQQQKVPRPAEHDSIQGQTQRQTGSSVTGSPAKCRNRRLKHHSGESNSSQKQGVSRPPCSITTLSAGEDPMSAPESMLSPSPRHSCPDTATSGHSEAVPPGSPRSSEPSQRRRRSQRLATVSPDINSHPTTTHCPDLSPHGREHNTSHKDPSSSSSPEDQMTNSVERAESSTLHNYCVDIPPTPSSAASILTPSHPPITHRDQLTDGPSANHTAVAEKFPPLAAVAGRRSTTRTPKLNKHTREPIMNTKRCDDPTSPNDLDLYKCKIPGCSKAFRKAKLLDYHLKYYHNADKDLQDSELPGSPDRAGRTRATSASMPTTTLLEVPDNTKRRRTVSTSSSLSLPGHMFQLDCTGLGSCLKPPRLNRKKRSSASMSSDSTELSLPPPPQEKSFESLHDKILKKVIDKDKHLEPGLMKIEKKVKLEEKSQVIGKKDKDKERRDRKEKDHFKIKQKKKKKKKRKSKQHCTFSSGYSDYDDMSLSFLERSTASTLHRSSTSFTFPSSSSCSTTKHYQYPRAILSVDLTGENLSDIDFLEDSTTESLLFSGDEYNQDFDSLNMEDFQEEDEDGTQEIVRCICEMDEENGFMIQCEECMCWQHSVCMGLLEDSIPDQYICYICRDPPGQRWSAKYLHDKDWLNKGQMYGLSFLSENYSEQNCKTSVSTHQLLADVFSVNNVLHGLQLKMDILQNKHNPNLHFWARSWVNSDEDQPMGGLPDCIHLTDNSLNNQNSSKTDTYITSEHSYQKPPSPGQLEHWPSTDRPAADPHGSNSQEGGGVEEDLVVANTNPASHSTHFTAKEQETTALAVPGCLNERGPDSMLAVPGCLNERGPDSVEHARNCLQWQMNLLTHIEDVQNQVAGRMDLIEKELDVLESWLDFTGELEPPDPLARLPQLKHRIKQLLTDLSKVQQMSTLCSV; encoded by the exons ATGAGCAAGAAGACACCTAATCGTCCAGGGATCACTTTTGAAGTCGGTGCTAGAATTGAAGCTCAAGACTATCTACAAAAATG GTACTCGTCACGCATTGAGGACATCGATTTCGATGAGGGGAAGATGCTTGTCCACTTTGATCGTTGGAGCCATCGATATGATGAGTGGATCGCCTGGGACAGCACTCGACTGCGGCCTCTTGAAAGGCCAACACTCCGTAAAGAGGGactgaaggaagaggagggggagataacT GAGAGACTCAGCGAGATGTCAGCATCTCGCCTTGATGAGCTTCCTGGATGTACAGAGAGCACAGAGGACCAAACAGAGTTACCGCAGCCGGGACAA GAATTGAGAGATGGTGAAGAGGTGCTTGCTCGATGGACAGATTGTCGCTACTATCCTGCAAAGATTGAATCTGTAAACAAAGAGG GTATCTACACGGTGCAGTTTTATGATGGAGTTATTCGCTGTGTGAAAAAAATTCATATCAAATCTATGCCCCATGATGCAAAAGGACAG aAG GACTGGATAGCCCTGGTGAAAGCTGCCTCGGCTGCAGCCAAGAGCAAAGGAAGCAGTACGCCTCGTACCAGTGCCAACAGCAACAAGGTCAGGGACGACCCTCACGGAGGGAAGTCTGACGATGAGGATGGTCAAGAAGAGCTAGATGAAGAGTTGCAGGATCAGTCCGACTCTGACAAACTGG AATCCCATGAAGATGATGCTGACTGCAAGAAGGACCGGACAGAAGTCCCAGTGATGTCCCAACAACAG AAGGTACCAAGACCAGCAGAGCATGATTCCATACAGGGGCAGACCCAGAGACAGACTGGGTCCTCTGTGACGGGCTCTCCAGCCAAGTGTCGGAACAGGCGTCTGAAGCACCATTCTGGGGAGTCCAACAG CAGCCAGAAGCAGGGGGTGTCCAGGCCGCCGTGCTCCATCACTACTCTGTCTGCTGGGGAGGACCCCATGTCAGCTCCAGAGTCCATGCTGAGTCCCTCCCCCAGACACAGCTGCCCAGACACGGCTACCTCAG GACATAGTGAGGCAGTTCCTCCAGGCTCCCCCAGGAGCTCAGAACCCAGCCAGAGGAGGAGACGCTCCCAGCGCCTGGCCACCGTCAGCCCTGATATAAACtctcaccccaccaccacccattgCCCTGACCTCTCACCCCATGGGAGGGAGCACAACACATCTCACAaagacccctcctcctcctcctctccagagg ATCAAATGACAAACTCTGTGGAGAGGGCAGAGTCATCAACCCTCCACAACTACTGTGTTGACATACCACCTACACCTTCATCTGCTGCCTCCATCCTCACACCATCTCATCCACCAATCACACACAGAGACCAGCTGACTGACGGGCCATCAGCCAATCATACGGCAGTGGCAGAAAAATTCCCACCCTTAGCTGCAG TCGCTGGGAGGAGAAGTACTACCAGGACCCCTAAACTAAACAAGCACACCAGGGAACCAA tcATGAACACCAAGCGGTGTGATGACCCAACGTCTCCCAACGACCTGGACCTCTACAAGTGTAAGATCCCTGGGTGCTCCAAGGCCTTCCGCAAAGCCAAGCTGCTGGACTACCACCTCAAGTATTACCACAACGCTGACAAGGACCTCCAGGACTCTGAGCTGCCAGGCTCCCCAGACAGGGCTGGTCGTACCCGGGCCACCTCAGCCTCCATGCCCACCACCACCCTGCTGGAGGTCCCTGACAACACAAAGAGACGCAGGACTGTCTCCACCTCATCGT caCTGTCCCTTCCGGGCCATATGTTCCAACTGGACTGTACTGGACTGGGGAGCTGTCTGAAACCTCCCAGGTTGAACAGGAAGAAGCGCTCCTCTGCCTCCATGAGCTCTGACAGCACagagctgtctctccctcctccgccTCAGGAGAAGAGCTTCGAGTCCCTCCACGACAAGATCCTGAAGAAGGTGATCGATAAGGACAAGCACCTGGAGCCAG GGTTAATGAAGATTGAGAAGAAGGTGAAACTGGAGGAGAAATCCCAGGTGATCG GAAAAAAGGACAAGGATAAAGAGCGGAGGGACAGGAAAGAGAAGGACCACTTCAAAATcaaacagaagaagaagaagaaaaagaagaggaAATCCAAGCAGCACTGTACGTTTAGTTCAG GTTATTCGGACTACGATGACATGTCCCTGTCCTTCCTGGAGCGATCTACGGCGTCTACTCTTCACcgctcctccacctccttcactttcccctcctcctcctcctgctccaccACCAAACATTACCAGTACCCCCGCGCCATCCTCTCTGTCGACCTGACCGGAGAGA aCCTGTCAGACATAGACTTCCTGGAGGACTCGACCACAGAGAGCCTGCTGTTTAGTGGAGATGAGTACAACCAG GACTTTGACTCTTTGAACATGGAGGACTtccaggaggaggatgaggatggtACCCAGGAGATCGTCCGCTGTATCTGTGAGATGGACGAGGAGAATGGATTCATGATTCAG tgtgagGAGTGTATGTGCTGGCAGCACAGTGTGTGTATGGGGCTTCTGGAGGATAGCATCCCGGACCAGTACATATGTTACATCTGCAGAGACCCTCCAG gTCAAAGGTGGAGTGCCAAATATCTCCATGACAAAGACTGGTTGAACAAGGGTCAGATGTACGGCTTGTCCTTCCTCTCTGAGAACTACTCTGAGCAGAACTGTAAGACCAGCGTGTCCACCCATCAGCTGTTAGCAGAcgtgttcagtgtcaacaacgtCCTTCACGGACTACAGCTGAAGATGGACATACTACA GAACAAACACAATCCCAATTTGCACTTCTGGGCTCGGTCATGGGTGAACTCTGACGAGGACCAGCCCATGGGCGGTCTCCCTGACTGCATCCACTTGACAGACaactctctgaacaaccagaacTCCTCCAAGACAGACACTTACATCACCAGTGAACACAG CTACCAGAAACCCCCCAGCCCCGGACAGCTGGAGCACTGGCCCTCTACAGACCGGCCGGCTGCAGACCCCCACGGCTCCAACAgccaggagggaggaggggtggaggaggacctGGTGGTGGCTAATACTAACCCCGCCTCCCACTCCACCCACTTCACAGCCAAGGAACAGGAA ACAACTGCCCTGGCTGTGCCTGGCTGTCTGAATGAGAGGGGACCAGACTCAATGCTGGCTGTGCCTGGCTGTCTGAATGAGAGGGGACCAGACTCAGTGGAACATGCCAGGAACTGTCTCCAGTGGCAAATGAATCTCCTCACTCACATAGAAGATGTTCAGAACCAGGTGGCAGGCAGGATGGACCTCATAGAGAAGGAGCTTGATG tGTTGGAGAGCTGGCTGGACTTCACTGGGGAGTTGGAGCCTCCGGACCCCCTGGCCAG
- the phf20l1 gene encoding PHD finger protein 20-like protein 1 isoform X4, which yields MSKKTPNRPGITFEVGARIEAQDYLQKWYSSRIEDIDFDEGKMLVHFDRWSHRYDEWIAWDSTRLRPLERPTLRKEGLKEEEGEITERLSEMSASRLDELPGCTESTEDQTELPQPGQELRDGEEVLARWTDCRYYPAKIESVNKEGIYTVQFYDGVIRCVKKIHIKSMPHDAKGQKDWIALVKAASAAAKSKGSSTPRTSANSNKVRDDPHGGKSDDEDGQEELDEELQDQSDSDKLESHEDDADCKKDRTEVPVMSQQQKVPRPAEHDSIQGQTQRQTGSSVTGSPAKCRNRRLKHHSGESNSQKQGVSRPPCSITTLSAGEDPMSAPESMLSPSPRHSCPDTATSGHSEAVPPGSPRSSEPSQRRRRSQRLATVSPDINSHPTTTHCPDLSPHGREHNTSHKDPSSSSSPEDQMTNSVERAESSTLHNYCVDIPPTPSSAASILTPSHPPITHRDQLTDGPSANHTAVAEKFPPLAAVAGRRSTTRTPKLNKHTREPIMNTKRCDDPTSPNDLDLYKCKIPGCSKAFRKAKLLDYHLKYYHNADKDLQDSELPGSPDRAGRTRATSASMPTTTLLEVPDNTKRRRTVSTSSSLSLPGHMFQLDCTGLGSCLKPPRLNRKKRSSASMSSDSTELSLPPPPQEKSFESLHDKILKKVIDKDKHLEPGLMKIEKKVKLEEKSQVIGKKDKDKERRDRKEKDHFKIKQKKKKKKKRKSKQHCTFSSGYSDYDDMSLSFLERSTASTLHRSSTSFTFPSSSSCSTTKHYQYPRAILSVDLTGENLSDIDFLEDSTTESLLFSGDEYNQDFDSLNMEDFQEEDEDGTQEIVRCICEMDEENGFMIQCEECMCWQHSVCMGLLEDSIPDQYICYICRDPPGQRWSAKYLHDKDWLNKGQMYGLSFLSENYSEQNCKTSVSTHQLLADVFSVNNVLHGLQLKMDILQNKHNPNLHFWARSWVNSDEDQPMGGLPDCIHLTDNSLNNQNSSKTDTYITSEHSYQKPPSPGQLEHWPSTDRPAADPHGSNSQEGGGVEEDLVVANTNPASHSTHFTAKEQEVRKKTTALAVPGCLNERGPDSMLAVPGCLNERGPDSVEHARNCLQWQMNLLTHIEDVQNQVAGRMDLIEKELDVLESWLDFTGELEPPDPLARLPQLKHRIKQLLTDLSKVQQMSTLCSV from the exons ATGAGCAAGAAGACACCTAATCGTCCAGGGATCACTTTTGAAGTCGGTGCTAGAATTGAAGCTCAAGACTATCTACAAAAATG GTACTCGTCACGCATTGAGGACATCGATTTCGATGAGGGGAAGATGCTTGTCCACTTTGATCGTTGGAGCCATCGATATGATGAGTGGATCGCCTGGGACAGCACTCGACTGCGGCCTCTTGAAAGGCCAACACTCCGTAAAGAGGGactgaaggaagaggagggggagataacT GAGAGACTCAGCGAGATGTCAGCATCTCGCCTTGATGAGCTTCCTGGATGTACAGAGAGCACAGAGGACCAAACAGAGTTACCGCAGCCGGGACAA GAATTGAGAGATGGTGAAGAGGTGCTTGCTCGATGGACAGATTGTCGCTACTATCCTGCAAAGATTGAATCTGTAAACAAAGAGG GTATCTACACGGTGCAGTTTTATGATGGAGTTATTCGCTGTGTGAAAAAAATTCATATCAAATCTATGCCCCATGATGCAAAAGGACAG aAG GACTGGATAGCCCTGGTGAAAGCTGCCTCGGCTGCAGCCAAGAGCAAAGGAAGCAGTACGCCTCGTACCAGTGCCAACAGCAACAAGGTCAGGGACGACCCTCACGGAGGGAAGTCTGACGATGAGGATGGTCAAGAAGAGCTAGATGAAGAGTTGCAGGATCAGTCCGACTCTGACAAACTGG AATCCCATGAAGATGATGCTGACTGCAAGAAGGACCGGACAGAAGTCCCAGTGATGTCCCAACAACAG AAGGTACCAAGACCAGCAGAGCATGATTCCATACAGGGGCAGACCCAGAGACAGACTGGGTCCTCTGTGACGGGCTCTCCAGCCAAGTGTCGGAACAGGCGTCTGAAGCACCATTCTGGGGAGTCCAACAG CCAGAAGCAGGGGGTGTCCAGGCCGCCGTGCTCCATCACTACTCTGTCTGCTGGGGAGGACCCCATGTCAGCTCCAGAGTCCATGCTGAGTCCCTCCCCCAGACACAGCTGCCCAGACACGGCTACCTCAG GACATAGTGAGGCAGTTCCTCCAGGCTCCCCCAGGAGCTCAGAACCCAGCCAGAGGAGGAGACGCTCCCAGCGCCTGGCCACCGTCAGCCCTGATATAAACtctcaccccaccaccacccattgCCCTGACCTCTCACCCCATGGGAGGGAGCACAACACATCTCACAaagacccctcctcctcctcctctccagagg ATCAAATGACAAACTCTGTGGAGAGGGCAGAGTCATCAACCCTCCACAACTACTGTGTTGACATACCACCTACACCTTCATCTGCTGCCTCCATCCTCACACCATCTCATCCACCAATCACACACAGAGACCAGCTGACTGACGGGCCATCAGCCAATCATACGGCAGTGGCAGAAAAATTCCCACCCTTAGCTGCAG TCGCTGGGAGGAGAAGTACTACCAGGACCCCTAAACTAAACAAGCACACCAGGGAACCAA tcATGAACACCAAGCGGTGTGATGACCCAACGTCTCCCAACGACCTGGACCTCTACAAGTGTAAGATCCCTGGGTGCTCCAAGGCCTTCCGCAAAGCCAAGCTGCTGGACTACCACCTCAAGTATTACCACAACGCTGACAAGGACCTCCAGGACTCTGAGCTGCCAGGCTCCCCAGACAGGGCTGGTCGTACCCGGGCCACCTCAGCCTCCATGCCCACCACCACCCTGCTGGAGGTCCCTGACAACACAAAGAGACGCAGGACTGTCTCCACCTCATCGT caCTGTCCCTTCCGGGCCATATGTTCCAACTGGACTGTACTGGACTGGGGAGCTGTCTGAAACCTCCCAGGTTGAACAGGAAGAAGCGCTCCTCTGCCTCCATGAGCTCTGACAGCACagagctgtctctccctcctccgccTCAGGAGAAGAGCTTCGAGTCCCTCCACGACAAGATCCTGAAGAAGGTGATCGATAAGGACAAGCACCTGGAGCCAG GGTTAATGAAGATTGAGAAGAAGGTGAAACTGGAGGAGAAATCCCAGGTGATCG GAAAAAAGGACAAGGATAAAGAGCGGAGGGACAGGAAAGAGAAGGACCACTTCAAAATcaaacagaagaagaagaagaaaaagaagaggaAATCCAAGCAGCACTGTACGTTTAGTTCAG GTTATTCGGACTACGATGACATGTCCCTGTCCTTCCTGGAGCGATCTACGGCGTCTACTCTTCACcgctcctccacctccttcactttcccctcctcctcctcctgctccaccACCAAACATTACCAGTACCCCCGCGCCATCCTCTCTGTCGACCTGACCGGAGAGA aCCTGTCAGACATAGACTTCCTGGAGGACTCGACCACAGAGAGCCTGCTGTTTAGTGGAGATGAGTACAACCAG GACTTTGACTCTTTGAACATGGAGGACTtccaggaggaggatgaggatggtACCCAGGAGATCGTCCGCTGTATCTGTGAGATGGACGAGGAGAATGGATTCATGATTCAG tgtgagGAGTGTATGTGCTGGCAGCACAGTGTGTGTATGGGGCTTCTGGAGGATAGCATCCCGGACCAGTACATATGTTACATCTGCAGAGACCCTCCAG gTCAAAGGTGGAGTGCCAAATATCTCCATGACAAAGACTGGTTGAACAAGGGTCAGATGTACGGCTTGTCCTTCCTCTCTGAGAACTACTCTGAGCAGAACTGTAAGACCAGCGTGTCCACCCATCAGCTGTTAGCAGAcgtgttcagtgtcaacaacgtCCTTCACGGACTACAGCTGAAGATGGACATACTACA GAACAAACACAATCCCAATTTGCACTTCTGGGCTCGGTCATGGGTGAACTCTGACGAGGACCAGCCCATGGGCGGTCTCCCTGACTGCATCCACTTGACAGACaactctctgaacaaccagaacTCCTCCAAGACAGACACTTACATCACCAGTGAACACAG CTACCAGAAACCCCCCAGCCCCGGACAGCTGGAGCACTGGCCCTCTACAGACCGGCCGGCTGCAGACCCCCACGGCTCCAACAgccaggagggaggaggggtggaggaggacctGGTGGTGGCTAATACTAACCCCGCCTCCCACTCCACCCACTTCACAGCCAAGGAACAGGAAGTAAGAAAG AAGACAACTGCCCTGGCTGTGCCTGGCTGTCTGAATGAGAGGGGACCAGACTCAATGCTGGCTGTGCCTGGCTGTCTGAATGAGAGGGGACCAGACTCAGTGGAACATGCCAGGAACTGTCTCCAGTGGCAAATGAATCTCCTCACTCACATAGAAGATGTTCAGAACCAGGTGGCAGGCAGGATGGACCTCATAGAGAAGGAGCTTGATG tGTTGGAGAGCTGGCTGGACTTCACTGGGGAGTTGGAGCCTCCGGACCCCCTGGCCAG
- the phf20l1 gene encoding PHD finger protein 20-like protein 1 isoform X9: MSKKTPNRPGITFEVGARIEAQDYLQKWYSSRIEDIDFDEGKMLVHFDRWSHRYDEWIAWDSTRLRPLERPTLRKEGLKEEEGEITELRDGEEVLARWTDCRYYPAKIESVNKEGIYTVQFYDGVIRCVKKIHIKSMPHDAKGQDWIALVKAASAAAKSKGSSTPRTSANSNKVRDDPHGGKSDDEDGQEELDEELQDQSDSDKLESHEDDADCKKDRTEVPVMSQQQKVPRPAEHDSIQGQTQRQTGSSVTGSPAKCRNRRLKHHSGESNSSQKQGVSRPPCSITTLSAGEDPMSAPESMLSPSPRHSCPDTATSGHSEAVPPGSPRSSEPSQRRRRSQRLATVSPDINSHPTTTHCPDLSPHGREHNTSHKDPSSSSSPEDQMTNSVERAESSTLHNYCVDIPPTPSSAASILTPSHPPITHRDQLTDGPSANHTAVAEKFPPLAAVAGRRSTTRTPKLNKHTREPIMNTKRCDDPTSPNDLDLYKCKIPGCSKAFRKAKLLDYHLKYYHNADKDLQDSELPGSPDRAGRTRATSASMPTTTLLEVPDNTKRRRTVSTSSSLSLPGHMFQLDCTGLGSCLKPPRLNRKKRSSASMSSDSTELSLPPPPQEKSFESLHDKILKKVIDKDKHLEPGLMKIEKKVKLEEKSQVIGKKDKDKERRDRKEKDHFKIKQKKKKKKKRKSKQHCTFSSGYSDYDDMSLSFLERSTASTLHRSSTSFTFPSSSSCSTTKHYQYPRAILSVDLTGENLSDIDFLEDSTTESLLFSGDEYNQDFDSLNMEDFQEEDEDGTQEIVRCICEMDEENGFMIQCEECMCWQHSVCMGLLEDSIPDQYICYICRDPPGQRWSAKYLHDKDWLNKGQMYGLSFLSENYSEQNCKTSVSTHQLLADVFSVNNVLHGLQLKMDILQNKHNPNLHFWARSWVNSDEDQPMGGLPDCIHLTDNSLNNQNSSKTDTYITSEHSYQKPPSPGQLEHWPSTDRPAADPHGSNSQEGGGVEEDLVVANTNPASHSTHFTAKEQEVRKKTTALAVPGCLNERGPDSMLAVPGCLNERGPDSVEHARNCLQWQMNLLTHIEDVQNQVAGRMDLIEKELDVLESWLDFTGELEPPDPLARLPQLKHRIKQLLTDLSKVQQMSTLCSV; encoded by the exons ATGAGCAAGAAGACACCTAATCGTCCAGGGATCACTTTTGAAGTCGGTGCTAGAATTGAAGCTCAAGACTATCTACAAAAATG GTACTCGTCACGCATTGAGGACATCGATTTCGATGAGGGGAAGATGCTTGTCCACTTTGATCGTTGGAGCCATCGATATGATGAGTGGATCGCCTGGGACAGCACTCGACTGCGGCCTCTTGAAAGGCCAACACTCCGTAAAGAGGGactgaaggaagaggagggggagataacT GAATTGAGAGATGGTGAAGAGGTGCTTGCTCGATGGACAGATTGTCGCTACTATCCTGCAAAGATTGAATCTGTAAACAAAGAGG GTATCTACACGGTGCAGTTTTATGATGGAGTTATTCGCTGTGTGAAAAAAATTCATATCAAATCTATGCCCCATGATGCAAAAGGACAG GACTGGATAGCCCTGGTGAAAGCTGCCTCGGCTGCAGCCAAGAGCAAAGGAAGCAGTACGCCTCGTACCAGTGCCAACAGCAACAAGGTCAGGGACGACCCTCACGGAGGGAAGTCTGACGATGAGGATGGTCAAGAAGAGCTAGATGAAGAGTTGCAGGATCAGTCCGACTCTGACAAACTGG AATCCCATGAAGATGATGCTGACTGCAAGAAGGACCGGACAGAAGTCCCAGTGATGTCCCAACAACAG AAGGTACCAAGACCAGCAGAGCATGATTCCATACAGGGGCAGACCCAGAGACAGACTGGGTCCTCTGTGACGGGCTCTCCAGCCAAGTGTCGGAACAGGCGTCTGAAGCACCATTCTGGGGAGTCCAACAG CAGCCAGAAGCAGGGGGTGTCCAGGCCGCCGTGCTCCATCACTACTCTGTCTGCTGGGGAGGACCCCATGTCAGCTCCAGAGTCCATGCTGAGTCCCTCCCCCAGACACAGCTGCCCAGACACGGCTACCTCAG GACATAGTGAGGCAGTTCCTCCAGGCTCCCCCAGGAGCTCAGAACCCAGCCAGAGGAGGAGACGCTCCCAGCGCCTGGCCACCGTCAGCCCTGATATAAACtctcaccccaccaccacccattgCCCTGACCTCTCACCCCATGGGAGGGAGCACAACACATCTCACAaagacccctcctcctcctcctctccagagg ATCAAATGACAAACTCTGTGGAGAGGGCAGAGTCATCAACCCTCCACAACTACTGTGTTGACATACCACCTACACCTTCATCTGCTGCCTCCATCCTCACACCATCTCATCCACCAATCACACACAGAGACCAGCTGACTGACGGGCCATCAGCCAATCATACGGCAGTGGCAGAAAAATTCCCACCCTTAGCTGCAG TCGCTGGGAGGAGAAGTACTACCAGGACCCCTAAACTAAACAAGCACACCAGGGAACCAA tcATGAACACCAAGCGGTGTGATGACCCAACGTCTCCCAACGACCTGGACCTCTACAAGTGTAAGATCCCTGGGTGCTCCAAGGCCTTCCGCAAAGCCAAGCTGCTGGACTACCACCTCAAGTATTACCACAACGCTGACAAGGACCTCCAGGACTCTGAGCTGCCAGGCTCCCCAGACAGGGCTGGTCGTACCCGGGCCACCTCAGCCTCCATGCCCACCACCACCCTGCTGGAGGTCCCTGACAACACAAAGAGACGCAGGACTGTCTCCACCTCATCGT caCTGTCCCTTCCGGGCCATATGTTCCAACTGGACTGTACTGGACTGGGGAGCTGTCTGAAACCTCCCAGGTTGAACAGGAAGAAGCGCTCCTCTGCCTCCATGAGCTCTGACAGCACagagctgtctctccctcctccgccTCAGGAGAAGAGCTTCGAGTCCCTCCACGACAAGATCCTGAAGAAGGTGATCGATAAGGACAAGCACCTGGAGCCAG GGTTAATGAAGATTGAGAAGAAGGTGAAACTGGAGGAGAAATCCCAGGTGATCG GAAAAAAGGACAAGGATAAAGAGCGGAGGGACAGGAAAGAGAAGGACCACTTCAAAATcaaacagaagaagaagaagaaaaagaagaggaAATCCAAGCAGCACTGTACGTTTAGTTCAG GTTATTCGGACTACGATGACATGTCCCTGTCCTTCCTGGAGCGATCTACGGCGTCTACTCTTCACcgctcctccacctccttcactttcccctcctcctcctcctgctccaccACCAAACATTACCAGTACCCCCGCGCCATCCTCTCTGTCGACCTGACCGGAGAGA aCCTGTCAGACATAGACTTCCTGGAGGACTCGACCACAGAGAGCCTGCTGTTTAGTGGAGATGAGTACAACCAG GACTTTGACTCTTTGAACATGGAGGACTtccaggaggaggatgaggatggtACCCAGGAGATCGTCCGCTGTATCTGTGAGATGGACGAGGAGAATGGATTCATGATTCAG tgtgagGAGTGTATGTGCTGGCAGCACAGTGTGTGTATGGGGCTTCTGGAGGATAGCATCCCGGACCAGTACATATGTTACATCTGCAGAGACCCTCCAG gTCAAAGGTGGAGTGCCAAATATCTCCATGACAAAGACTGGTTGAACAAGGGTCAGATGTACGGCTTGTCCTTCCTCTCTGAGAACTACTCTGAGCAGAACTGTAAGACCAGCGTGTCCACCCATCAGCTGTTAGCAGAcgtgttcagtgtcaacaacgtCCTTCACGGACTACAGCTGAAGATGGACATACTACA GAACAAACACAATCCCAATTTGCACTTCTGGGCTCGGTCATGGGTGAACTCTGACGAGGACCAGCCCATGGGCGGTCTCCCTGACTGCATCCACTTGACAGACaactctctgaacaaccagaacTCCTCCAAGACAGACACTTACATCACCAGTGAACACAG CTACCAGAAACCCCCCAGCCCCGGACAGCTGGAGCACTGGCCCTCTACAGACCGGCCGGCTGCAGACCCCCACGGCTCCAACAgccaggagggaggaggggtggaggaggacctGGTGGTGGCTAATACTAACCCCGCCTCCCACTCCACCCACTTCACAGCCAAGGAACAGGAAGTAAGAAAG AAGACAACTGCCCTGGCTGTGCCTGGCTGTCTGAATGAGAGGGGACCAGACTCAATGCTGGCTGTGCCTGGCTGTCTGAATGAGAGGGGACCAGACTCAGTGGAACATGCCAGGAACTGTCTCCAGTGGCAAATGAATCTCCTCACTCACATAGAAGATGTTCAGAACCAGGTGGCAGGCAGGATGGACCTCATAGAGAAGGAGCTTGATG tGTTGGAGAGCTGGCTGGACTTCACTGGGGAGTTGGAGCCTCCGGACCCCCTGGCCAG